From the Primulina tabacum isolate GXHZ01 chromosome 3, ASM2559414v2, whole genome shotgun sequence genome, one window contains:
- the LOC142539393 gene encoding FAD synthetase 1, chloroplastic-like, translating into MLSASRISQQLRDHHSLQLGFYGYHSNWRNSYHYRSLRPSHLSSSFVLSFPFSFGCNIAQFPFRSSKRFFRFKLLPTTHSCSSSASPHPSVSNTNNDDDPARVSFVNNENCVRSAIHPPPPLLSGCLSPAGDVPDPPSARLSPVAGGIVALGKFDALHIGHRELAIQAAEIGVPFLLSFVGMAEILGWEPRAPIVAKCDRKRILSSWGLLCHNVIPKEFQIEFSTVRYLTPRQFVEKLSEELGVRGVVAGQNYRFGYKAAGDASDLVQLCAEFGMSACIIDSVMDKNQDSKDINCSNSKEKGQVSSTRVRHALAKGDMKYVSELLGRRHRLMLGVKNKEKFFINGMRLSAPRSCLLNLPPCEGVYEDCCLLIGEENVVVPCRVIIETTNIHVELEELDLAPHSHVTAQNSELLGIEFGESSVLS; encoded by the exons ATGTTAAGTGCGTCTCGTATTTCACAGCAGTTGCGAGACCACCATTCTCTGCAATTAGGGTTCTATGGTTACCATTCCAATTGGAGAAATTCTTATCATTACCGCAGCCTCAGGCCATCCCACCTCTCTTCTTCTTTCGTTCTTTCGTTTCCCTTTTCGTTCGGTTGTAATATTGCACAATTCCCATTTCGTTCCTCCAAGAGATTTTTCAGATTCAAATTATTGCCCACCACCCATTCATGTTCTTCTTCCGCTTCTCCCCATCCTTCTGTTAGCAATACTAATAATGACGACGACCCGGCTCGTGTGTCTTTCGTTAATAACGAAAATTGTGTTCGGAGTGCAATACATCCTCCTCCTCCTCTCCTTTCTGGTTGCTTGAG CCCAGCTGGAGATGTTCCAGATCCTCCATCTGCAAGATTATCACCTGTGGCAG GAGGGATAGTAGCTTTGGGAAAGTTTGATGCCCTTCACATTGGTCATCGAGAACTTGCCATCCAAGCTGCAGAGATAGGAGTTCCATTTCTCTTGTCCTTCGTTGGAATGGCTGAGATACTTGGGTGGGAACCTAG AGCTCCTATAGTTGCCAAATGTGATCGAAAGCGAATTCTTTCCTCTTGGGGTCTGCTCTGCCATAATGTCATCCCTAAGGAATTCCAAATTGAATTTTCTACAGTTAGATATCTCACCCCACGACAATTTGTTGAGAAGTTATCAGAGGAGCTTGGAGTCCGTGGTGTTGTTGCTG GTCAAAACTACCGATTCGGATACAAAGCCGCTGGTGATGCATCAGACCTGGTGCAATTGTGTGCCGAGTTTGGCATGAGTGCATGTATAATAGATTCTGTCATGGACAAAAACCAAGACTCTAAAGACATAAACTGTAGCAACTCAAAGGAGAAAGGCCAAGTCTCATCCACTCGGGTTCGTCATGCTCTTGCCAAAGGGGACATGAAATACGTGTCAGAGCTGTTGGGACGCCGTCATCGTCTTATGCTAGGGGTCAAAAACAAGGAAAAGTTTTTCATCAATGGAATGAGGTTATCAGCTCCTAGATCTTGTTTGTTGAATCTTCCTCCCTGTGAAGGTGTATACGAGGATTGTTGTCTGTTGATTGGTGAGGAGAATGTGGTGGTACCCTGCAGAGTGATTATCGAGACCACAAATATTCACGTGGAATTAGAGGAATTAGACTTAGCCCCTCACTCACATGTTACAGCCCAAAACTCGGAGTTACTGGGTATAGAATTTGGAGAGTCGTCAGTTTTAAGCTAA